tatttttttttttttttatttcataagaatttatatcactatttatataatctGTGTTAAGAcaataaaaagaattatttatagaaagtttatttttaaatatattattcaacatattaaattggaaataattttgtttcTTTCTTTCTTCGTTATTTTGTGTAACTACAATAAAGGAATTgtct
This genomic window from Plasmodium gaboni strain SY75 chromosome Unknown, whole genome shotgun sequence contains:
- a CDS encoding erythrocyte membrane-associated antigen, with protein sequence SNNNNNNEDNSFIVVTQNNEERKKQNYFQFNMLNNIFKNKLSINNSFYCLNTDYINSDINSYEIKKKKNISMCNNITDGYAIKKYESLSEENYKMEKKKKNFSYQNLEKIKHNNN